CGAATTAATCGTATTCTATCGGCCAAAACATCGTTATTGGTTACGACCACTCCTCCTTCTCCCGTATGAATATGCTTATGGTAATTAAGTGAATAGACACCGATATCGGCCAACGTGCCGGCAAATTTACCCCGGTAGGTGGCTCCGGGCGCTTGAGCGCAGTCCTCAATTACCAATAGATTATGCTCTTTGGCCAGTCGATTAATCGCAGTGGCATCATAGGGCTGACCAAAGATATCAACGACAATGAGTGCCTTAGTTCGAGGAGTTAGACGCGCGCGAACCGACTTTGGATCCAAGCAAAAGTAGTCCGGCTCTATATCGGCAAATATCGGAATCGCCCCATACCAGAGCGGAGCGGTAGCCGAAGCGGACATGGTGTAGGGTGAGACAATAACCTCGTCGCCCGGACCGATACCGGCCGCGCCCACTGCGCATTGCAAACCTGAAGTGCACGAATTGACGGCTATAGCGTGTTTGACGCCAAAATACCTGGCCCATTCTTTTTCAAAGGCCTGCACTTCCGGGCCACCGTAGAAATCTTTGTCCCAAGATCCTAAATAGCGGGAAAGTATACCTGAATCAAGTACCCGGCTAGCTGCCTTTTTTTCCTCTTTACCAATAGTACGATAAGCCGGAAAGAGTTTAGTCCGAACGGGTTGACCGCCATTAATAGCTAATTTAGACATAGTGTTTCCTGAATTTCTTACCGGTTAACAATAACTCGCAAACCCGTTGCGTTTTCGCCGCGTCTTCAACCCTGCCTATCAATAATTGACCGTGGCTTAGATAGTGAA
The DNA window shown above is from bacterium and carries:
- a CDS encoding DegT/DnrJ/EryC1/StrS family aminotransferase, with protein sequence MSKLAINGGQPVRTKLFPAYRTIGKEEKKAASRVLDSGILSRYLGSWDKDFYGGPEVQAFEKEWARYFGVKHAIAVNSCTSGLQCAVGAAGIGPGDEVIVSPYTMSASATAPLWYGAIPIFADIEPDYFCLDPKSVRARLTPRTKALIVVDIFGQPYDATAINRLAKEHNLLVIEDCAQAPGATYRGKFAGTLADIGVYSLNYHKHIHTGEGGVVVTNNDVLADRIRLIRNHAEAVVGDKGVTNLINMVGFNFRLTEIQAAIGREQLKKLKPLLTARVDNCRYVADKLAQIPGITPAPVRSGATHAYYVQPFLFDEHRVGISRDLFIKAVKAELPSTKLRELEGAQISVGYVKPLYLLPIFQKKAGFGKQGYPFNLPSGKAAVYRKGMCPVVERMHEKELFLHDMMHAHIKKSDLSDIIGAFTKVYKHRAELKKTRTHLNNNG